Proteins from a genomic interval of Nocardia sp. BMG51109:
- a CDS encoding AMP nucleosidase: MTGAPERRTVTVVAVEATLDELESRYDRSIHALRAAVRDFVDNGTVPAGPARDAGAFVYPELRLSWDGRAQPKNRSRAWGRLTRPGTYRTTITRPALLRRYLAEQLTVILEDYDVHIEVGPSQQEIPFPYVIDGAELGLDRSMSADLAKYFPTTDLADVGDEIADGVIDTSGPLPLSHFDALRTDFSLARLRHYTGTPVEHFQPFVLFTNYTRYVDEFVRWAGDLIADPDSPYDALSCAGGTVITPQTSDRESTVADGAWKKHQMPAWHLMSSTGRGITLVNIGVGPANAKNMCDHLAVLRPHAWLMIGHCGGLRESQEIGDYVLAHAYLRDDHVLDPVLPPDIPIPSIAEVQRALYDATKQVSAMPGEAVKERLRTGTVVTTDDRNWELRYSASAQRFGLSRAVAVDMESATIAAQGYRFRVPYGTLLCVSDKPLHGEIKLPGQANRFYEGTVSEHLQIGIRAVELLRSEGDSLHSRKLRTFNEPPFR, translated from the coding sequence ATGACGGGCGCTCCCGAGCGGCGCACGGTGACGGTGGTCGCGGTCGAGGCGACGCTGGACGAACTGGAGTCCCGGTACGACCGGTCGATCCACGCGCTGCGCGCAGCGGTGCGCGATTTCGTCGACAACGGCACGGTGCCCGCCGGCCCGGCCCGCGACGCCGGCGCCTTCGTCTATCCGGAGCTGCGCCTGAGCTGGGACGGCCGGGCACAGCCGAAGAACCGGTCGCGGGCCTGGGGCCGGCTGACCCGGCCGGGCACCTACCGCACCACGATCACCCGCCCGGCGCTGCTGCGCCGCTACCTGGCCGAACAGCTGACGGTGATCCTCGAGGACTACGACGTGCACATCGAGGTCGGTCCGTCGCAGCAGGAGATCCCGTTCCCCTACGTGATCGACGGCGCCGAACTCGGGCTGGACCGGTCGATGAGCGCCGATCTGGCGAAATACTTCCCGACCACCGACCTCGCCGACGTCGGCGACGAGATCGCCGACGGCGTGATCGACACCAGCGGCCCGCTGCCGCTGAGCCATTTCGACGCGCTGCGCACCGACTTCTCGCTGGCGCGGCTGCGGCACTACACCGGCACACCCGTCGAGCATTTCCAGCCGTTCGTGCTGTTCACCAACTACACCCGCTATGTCGACGAGTTCGTGCGCTGGGCCGGCGATCTGATCGCCGACCCGGACAGCCCGTACGACGCGCTGTCCTGCGCCGGTGGCACCGTGATCACCCCGCAGACCAGCGACCGGGAATCGACGGTGGCCGACGGCGCGTGGAAGAAACATCAGATGCCTGCCTGGCATCTGATGTCGTCCACCGGCCGGGGGATCACGCTGGTGAACATCGGCGTCGGTCCCGCGAACGCCAAGAACATGTGCGATCACCTGGCCGTGCTGCGCCCGCACGCGTGGCTGATGATCGGCCACTGCGGCGGGCTGCGGGAGAGCCAGGAGATCGGCGACTACGTGCTCGCCCACGCCTACCTGCGCGACGATCACGTGCTGGATCCGGTACTGCCGCCGGATATTCCGATCCCCAGCATCGCCGAGGTGCAGCGCGCCCTCTACGACGCGACGAAGCAGGTGAGCGCCATGCCTGGCGAGGCCGTCAAGGAGCGGCTGCGCACCGGCACCGTGGTCACCACCGACGACCGCAACTGGGAACTGCGCTATTCGGCGTCGGCGCAGCGGTTCGGCCTGAGCCGGGCGGTCGCGGTGGATATGGAGAGCGCGACCATCGCGGCACAGGGTTACCGGTTCCGCGTGCCCTACGGGACGCTGCTGTGCGTCTCGGACAAGCCGCTGCACGGCGAGATCAAGCTGCCCGGCCAGGCCAACCGCTTCTACGAGGGCACGGTGTCCGAACATCTGCAGATCGGCATCCGCGCGGTGGAACTGCTGCGCTCGGAGGGCGACAGCCTGCACTCCCGGAAGCTGCGCACGTTCAACGAGCCACCGTTCCGCTGA
- a CDS encoding TIR domain-containing protein, which produces MLSYAAKSVLRQAEYPYDAFISYSHARDREVAAAVQHGMHRLAKRWHQVRALRVFRDDTSLSANPQLWNTIEQALRQSRFFVLMASPEAANSPWVQQEIAYWQRNRTPDTFLIVLTAGTIEWRGSGFDWSRTTALPRQLDGWFAEEPLWVVLGDGLRDTELSLRNVGFRTAVCRLAAPVHGRPMDELDNADIREHRLAARIRRAAVVALSVLLVLALVAGVVAWQQRNSARHQARVATSQVLAGRAQALAGTEPRLAAQLALYGYELEPTRDAIAALGTLVQTNRHVRQYLGSWATRVSDMHGPTSPAANEVAVSGGGGTLAYYSVHDALEDPGIHVVDLSAGKESARLPRQTLPSGDMTLTPDGARLVLADYNTIEVWDVASRSVVRSIEFGAEVTSIAVSSDGRFIAAARENPTDPAHVAVWDTASGAEIGAWRIGGSYPALTFSADGRRLIVASPNTGRRRTFDITARTWSEPAPFPQFQNGVAKVDQSGERAVVLADDVIEIWDLAANRRLNSRAAPDVVGNGLAMSASGNAVTAGSLAGRLAVYDGNLEPIGEPIELNQQHSVVSAALSADGGVAAFITEDGGLTVVTPKDTNNYIRLVTDRLSVASSDGRIALVTNESGTEVWDLVVGRKRTVLPFSLNVPDGWHSGNSVAADSGGARLAVVADGQPSLWDGATGARIDTTAGRPPLSPVPLKQVLGFLPDDRHVLAVTEELQMVVIDAETGEITQRFGDEIELSSLAANNAIYWAVSVDRSAVVLYGTRAGTSDRVVGIWRADGSGNFRNVRTLEIADDVSEPRQVAISGDGSMAAVVDGDGRITLLRSDGQSASRSFGGRLQSNTTNVAFSADGRFLVQDAQWEGAPSLLFWDTTSGELATAWALSTTTSAGTSTTGLTQLVPGPNGTVVTVGPGGIDRWIAGVDSWRDVLCAVAGDEMTDGERDRYLAGSSIGSPCGRN; this is translated from the coding sequence GTGTTGTCTTACGCCGCGAAATCCGTTCTGAGACAGGCTGAATACCCGTACGACGCCTTCATCTCGTACAGCCACGCGAGGGATCGCGAGGTGGCGGCGGCCGTGCAGCACGGGATGCATCGACTGGCGAAGCGGTGGCACCAGGTGCGTGCGCTGCGAGTGTTTCGAGACGACACGAGCTTGTCGGCGAACCCGCAACTGTGGAACACGATCGAACAAGCGCTTCGACAGTCGCGATTCTTCGTGCTGATGGCATCGCCCGAAGCTGCGAATTCGCCTTGGGTGCAACAGGAGATCGCATACTGGCAGCGGAACCGAACTCCGGACACGTTCCTGATCGTCCTCACCGCGGGCACCATCGAGTGGCGCGGCAGTGGATTCGACTGGTCGCGTACCACCGCGCTGCCACGGCAGCTCGATGGCTGGTTCGCGGAGGAACCGCTGTGGGTGGTGCTCGGTGACGGGCTGCGCGACACCGAATTGTCCTTGCGCAACGTCGGGTTTCGCACGGCCGTGTGCCGGCTCGCGGCGCCGGTGCACGGCCGCCCGATGGACGAACTCGACAACGCCGACATTCGTGAGCACCGACTCGCGGCGCGAATCAGGCGCGCAGCGGTCGTCGCGCTGAGCGTGCTGCTCGTGCTTGCGCTCGTCGCGGGTGTCGTTGCGTGGCAGCAGCGGAACTCGGCGCGTCATCAGGCCCGTGTGGCCACCTCTCAGGTTCTGGCGGGCCGGGCGCAGGCACTGGCCGGCACCGAGCCCCGACTGGCCGCGCAGCTCGCCTTGTACGGGTACGAGTTGGAACCGACCCGAGACGCGATCGCCGCGCTCGGCACGCTGGTGCAAACGAACCGGCACGTGCGGCAATACCTGGGTAGCTGGGCGACACGTGTCAGCGACATGCACGGGCCGACGTCGCCCGCGGCCAACGAGGTTGCTGTGAGTGGTGGCGGCGGGACTCTCGCTTACTACTCTGTACACGACGCTCTGGAAGATCCCGGTATTCATGTCGTCGACCTGTCCGCGGGCAAGGAATCCGCGCGCCTCCCACGACAGACGCTCCCTTCCGGTGACATGACTCTCACACCGGACGGCGCACGGCTCGTGCTCGCGGACTACAACACGATCGAGGTCTGGGACGTAGCGTCGCGTTCTGTTGTCAGAAGCATCGAGTTCGGGGCCGAAGTTACTTCGATCGCGGTGTCGTCCGACGGGCGGTTCATAGCGGCGGCACGCGAGAATCCGACGGACCCGGCCCATGTGGCGGTCTGGGACACCGCGTCGGGCGCGGAGATCGGCGCGTGGCGCATTGGAGGTTCGTATCCGGCCTTGACTTTCAGTGCTGACGGTCGACGCCTGATCGTCGCGAGTCCCAATACCGGGCGACGACGGACTTTCGATATCACGGCACGTACCTGGAGCGAACCGGCCCCATTTCCTCAATTTCAGAATGGTGTCGCGAAGGTCGACCAGTCGGGTGAGCGCGCTGTCGTGCTGGCGGACGACGTGATCGAGATCTGGGACTTGGCAGCGAATCGGCGACTGAATTCCCGTGCGGCACCTGACGTCGTGGGCAACGGGCTGGCCATGTCGGCTTCCGGCAACGCTGTCACTGCGGGATCGCTCGCCGGCCGCCTCGCGGTATACGACGGCAACCTGGAACCTATCGGAGAGCCGATCGAACTCAATCAACAACATTCGGTGGTATCGGCCGCCCTATCGGCTGACGGCGGGGTCGCTGCTTTCATCACCGAAGACGGTGGGCTGACGGTCGTTACGCCCAAGGATACCAACAACTACATCAGGCTCGTCACCGACAGGTTGTCGGTCGCCAGTTCGGATGGACGAATCGCGTTGGTGACCAACGAGAGCGGGACGGAGGTCTGGGACCTGGTCGTCGGTCGCAAGCGCACTGTGCTCCCGTTTTCGCTGAATGTTCCCGACGGCTGGCATTCCGGCAACTCGGTCGCGGCGGACTCCGGCGGCGCACGCCTCGCAGTCGTGGCGGATGGGCAGCCGAGCCTGTGGGACGGAGCGACGGGCGCTCGCATCGACACCACCGCGGGACGGCCTCCCTTGTCGCCGGTGCCGTTGAAGCAGGTACTCGGCTTCCTACCGGATGATCGCCATGTGCTTGCCGTCACCGAGGAGTTGCAGATGGTGGTCATCGACGCCGAGACCGGCGAGATCACCCAGCGCTTCGGCGACGAGATAGAACTTTCGAGTCTTGCGGCGAACAACGCAATCTACTGGGCTGTGAGCGTCGACCGTAGCGCCGTCGTCCTGTACGGCACTCGCGCCGGCACATCGGATCGGGTCGTCGGAATCTGGCGTGCCGACGGTTCGGGCAACTTCCGCAACGTTCGCACCCTCGAGATCGCCGACGATGTGAGCGAGCCGCGTCAAGTAGCGATCAGCGGGGACGGTTCGATGGCCGCGGTGGTCGATGGCGACGGCCGGATCACGCTGTTGCGCAGCGACGGACAATCCGCTTCACGGTCGTTCGGGGGCCGGTTGCAAAGCAACACGACAAACGTGGCATTCAGCGCCGACGGGCGATTTCTCGTTCAGGACGCGCAGTGGGAAGGGGCGCCGAGTTTGCTGTTCTGGGACACCACCAGCGGCGAGTTGGCCACCGCCTGGGCGCTCTCGACCACGACCTCGGCCGGCACCTCCACCACCGGGCTGACCCAGCTGGTCCCCGGGCCGAACGGAACCGTCGTCACCGTGGGCCCGGGCGGGATCGACCGGTGGATCGCCGGCGTCGACTCCTGGCGCGACGTCCTCTGTGCTGTTGCGGGCGACGAGATGACCGATGGTGAGCGCGACCGGTATCTTGCGGGATCGAGCATCGGCAGCCCATGCGGCCGGAACTGA
- a CDS encoding DUF3467 domain-containing protein yields MSDETPPPVNVEVVVPEEMIVGVYANGFTCWYNRTDFTLDFIVHLPIDPDVDAEGRPVMRQAVQVVSRVKFPPAMIFRLMQTLNDSMSNYEQQFGAIIPLGE; encoded by the coding sequence ATGAGTGATGAAACTCCGCCTCCCGTCAACGTCGAGGTGGTCGTGCCCGAGGAAATGATCGTCGGGGTGTACGCCAACGGTTTCACGTGCTGGTACAACCGAACGGATTTCACCCTCGATTTCATTGTGCACCTGCCGATCGATCCCGATGTCGACGCGGAAGGCCGGCCGGTGATGCGGCAAGCGGTACAGGTCGTTTCGCGCGTGAAATTCCCGCCCGCGATGATTTTCCGCCTGATGCAGACCTTGAATGACAGCATGAGCAACTACGAGCAACAATTCGGCGCGATAATACCGCTCGGCGAGTAG